From Candidatus Zymogenus saltonus:
CCCGGATTTGCGTCGCTGAGGCGGATGAACTTCTCTCTCTCCCCCTGGCATTTATCGCAGAGTCCGTACATGGTCAGGCTGTGTTTGAGGGGCAAAAACCCGTGGTATGCGGCCACACTATTCTGCAGATGCTCTATATCGGCGTCTTCAAATTCGAGTATCTTCCCGCACTTGACGCAGATCATGTGATCGTGGTGTTTTCCGAGATGAAGGTGCTCGTAGAGAACGTTCCCGTCCTGATTTTCGACCTTTTCTGCAAGGCCGTATCGCTCAAAAATATCCATGTAATCGGAGATCTTCTGGGGAGTAAGAAAAAGGCCTGCGGCCTGAGACATCTCATGCAGCTTGTTAAGCGAGAGGTGATTTTCCGAATCCAAAAATAGATCGAGGAGCTTGAACCGCTCTTCGGGATTTTCAAGGCCGTCTTCTGAAAAAACGGTGTAGAACTTGTTTATGATCTCTTCTCTCTCCCTCTTTTCGTTATGGTTCCTTCTTACGGCCATATCCTAATTACCTTGTTAAAACCTATTTGACCCATCCCCGCTTTTGTACCGTGCCCGCCTTTTACCCCGTCCCCCGTCCCCGTTTTTGCCCCACTCCCTCTTTTTGCCCTTCGCCTGCCTCCTTCCCCGTCCCCGCTTTTGCCCCATCCCCTCTTTTGCCCAACCCACGGGTATTCGATGCATATAACATTATTAGGCAAGACTAACAATATTATTATATATAGCGGAGGGTTTGTTGTCA
This genomic window contains:
- a CDS encoding transcriptional repressor, which translates into the protein MAVRRNHNEKREREEIINKFYTVFSEDGLENPEERFKLLDLFLDSENHLSLNKLHEMSQAAGLFLTPQKISDYMDIFERYGLAEKVENQDGNVLYEHLHLGKHHDHMICVKCGKILEFEDADIEHLQNSVAAYHGFLPLKHSLTMYGLCDKCQGEREKFIRLSDANPGERVRIERFMGGHRLKNRLLSMGLSVGKEVEVLNAGRPGPTIIAVDGSRIALGHMLSRKVWVLVNHF